The Corynebacterium jeddahense genome has a window encoding:
- a CDS encoding ParA family protein, with protein MENWDETPVMEAAMRAARVSSRSETLPKPDSPRVITVANQKGGVGKTTTSVNLAASLSRLGLKVLVIDLDPQGNASTALGAEHTSGTTSSYEVLIGEAAAADAVQQNPDNENLFCIPATIDLAGAEIELVSMVRREYRLHDQIRRGFLDEHGFDYVFIDCPPSLGLLTINAMTAVDEVLIPIQCEYYALEGVGQLLGNIGMIREHLNDNLHISGILLTMYDARTKLASEVAEEVRGQFGQVVLNNVIPRSVKVSEAPGYGQTVIDYDPGSRGALAYFDAAKELAKRGDYQPHPTTGPIGVSPEVYAQLDEEE; from the coding sequence ATGGAGAACTGGGACGAGACTCCGGTGATGGAGGCGGCGATGCGGGCGGCGCGTGTGTCGTCGAGAAGCGAAACGCTCCCGAAGCCGGACTCGCCGCGCGTGATCACGGTGGCGAACCAGAAGGGCGGCGTGGGCAAGACCACGACGAGTGTGAACCTCGCCGCGAGCCTGTCCCGGCTCGGGCTGAAGGTACTGGTCATCGACCTCGACCCCCAGGGCAACGCCTCGACGGCGCTCGGCGCGGAGCACACCTCCGGCACGACGTCGAGCTACGAGGTGCTCATCGGCGAGGCGGCCGCGGCGGACGCTGTGCAGCAGAACCCGGACAACGAGAACCTCTTCTGCATCCCCGCCACCATCGACCTCGCGGGCGCGGAGATCGAGCTCGTCTCCATGGTGCGCCGCGAGTACCGCCTCCACGACCAGATCCGCCGCGGCTTCCTCGACGAGCACGGGTTCGACTACGTGTTCATCGACTGCCCGCCCTCACTCGGCCTGCTCACCATCAACGCGATGACTGCGGTGGACGAGGTGCTCATCCCCATCCAGTGCGAGTACTACGCGCTCGAGGGCGTGGGCCAGCTGCTGGGCAACATCGGCATGATCCGCGAGCACCTCAACGACAACCTGCACATCTCGGGCATCCTGCTCACGATGTACGACGCGCGCACGAAGCTCGCCTCCGAGGTCGCCGAGGAGGTGCGCGGGCAGTTCGGCCAGGTGGTGCTGAACAACGTCATCCCTCGCTCCGTGAAGGTCTCGGAAGCGCCCGGCTACGGCCAGACCGTCATCGACTACGACCCCGGCTCGCGTGGCGCGCTCGCCTACTTCGACGCGGCGAAAGAGCTGGCCAAGCGCGGCGACTACCAGCCGCACCCCACCACCGGCCCGATCGGCGTGAGCCCCGAAGTCTACGCCCAACTGGATGAAGAGGAGTAA
- the rsmG gene encoding 16S rRNA (guanine(527)-N(7))-methyltransferase RsmG → MSDTTPAAVAGVFGDRLALAEAYHESLATTAAERGFIGPKEVERLWERHILNCAVIAEAFGPGLKVADIGSGAGLPGIPLAIARPDLAVTLIEPLLKRSTYLGEVAAELGLDNVTVVRGRAEDQQKGAFDAVTSRAVAPLGKLAGWSLPLVKGGGAMVAMKGESVAEELERDRREIERAGGADAEILTVGGDVLAQPTTLIRIVRRKKGA, encoded by the coding sequence ATGTCCGACACCACCCCTGCAGCCGTGGCCGGCGTCTTCGGCGACCGCCTCGCCCTCGCCGAGGCCTACCACGAGTCCCTGGCCACGACGGCGGCCGAGCGCGGGTTCATCGGCCCGAAGGAGGTGGAGCGCCTCTGGGAGCGCCACATCCTCAACTGCGCCGTCATCGCGGAGGCGTTCGGGCCGGGCCTCAAGGTCGCCGACATCGGCTCCGGGGCGGGCCTGCCCGGCATCCCACTCGCCATCGCGCGCCCGGACCTCGCCGTCACGCTCATCGAGCCGCTGCTCAAGCGCTCGACGTACCTCGGCGAGGTGGCAGCCGAGCTCGGGCTGGACAACGTCACGGTCGTCCGCGGGCGCGCCGAGGACCAGCAGAAGGGCGCCTTCGACGCGGTGACCTCCCGCGCCGTCGCGCCGCTGGGTAAGCTCGCCGGGTGGTCGCTGCCGCTTGTGAAGGGCGGTGGCGCGATGGTCGCGATGAAGGGCGAGTCCGTGGCCGAGGAGCTCGAGCGCGACCGCCGCGAGATCGAGCGGGCCGGCGGCGCGGACGCGGAGATCCTCACCGTCGGCGGGGACGTGCTGGCGCAGCCGACCACGTTGATCCGAATCGTGCGCAGGAAGAAGGGGGCGTAG
- a CDS encoding ParB/RepB/Spo0J family partition protein encodes MAERKGGLGRGLAALIPSAPADIDKEGKTPGIGGGASDVIFGKQQQRDDAPKATPRTVKGAPTVTPKRDNVMQPVPVGARYQEIPLGQIIPNPKQPRQVFDEDELAELVHSIREFGLLQPIVVRDTPEGFELIMGERRWRAASKAGLKHIPAIVRETSDEDMLRDALLENIHRVQLNPLEEAAAYQQLLDEFGVTQEQLADKLGRSRPVITNAIRLLNLPVGVQRRVAAGVLSAGHARAILGVKLGEDTAAAQEQLADRIVAEGLSVRATEEAVALINANGKAPEKPKREPVPQPEYLSRAADSLADAWDTKVSVTMGKRKGKIVVEFGDKDDFERIMALIQGTD; translated from the coding sequence ATGGCAGAACGCAAAGGCGGCCTCGGCCGCGGACTCGCGGCGCTCATCCCGTCGGCGCCCGCGGACATCGACAAGGAGGGCAAGACCCCGGGCATCGGCGGCGGCGCGTCCGACGTCATCTTCGGCAAGCAGCAGCAGCGTGACGACGCCCCGAAGGCCACCCCCCGCACCGTCAAGGGCGCCCCGACCGTCACCCCGAAGCGCGACAACGTCATGCAGCCCGTGCCGGTGGGCGCGCGCTACCAGGAGATCCCGCTCGGCCAGATCATCCCGAACCCGAAGCAGCCGCGCCAGGTCTTCGACGAAGACGAGCTCGCCGAGCTGGTCCACTCCATCCGCGAGTTCGGCCTGCTCCAGCCCATCGTCGTGCGCGACACGCCGGAGGGATTCGAGCTCATCATGGGCGAGCGCCGCTGGCGCGCCGCGTCGAAGGCGGGTCTGAAGCACATCCCGGCGATCGTGCGCGAGACCTCCGACGAGGACATGCTGCGCGACGCGCTGCTGGAGAACATTCACCGCGTGCAGCTCAACCCGCTCGAGGAGGCCGCCGCCTACCAGCAGCTGCTCGACGAGTTCGGCGTCACCCAGGAGCAACTCGCCGACAAACTCGGCCGCTCGCGCCCCGTGATCACGAACGCGATCCGCCTGCTCAACCTGCCCGTCGGCGTGCAGCGGCGCGTCGCCGCGGGCGTGCTCTCCGCCGGCCACGCGCGCGCCATCCTCGGCGTCAAGCTCGGCGAGGACACCGCCGCGGCCCAGGAGCAGCTCGCCGACCGCATCGTCGCGGAGGGCCTGTCCGTGCGCGCGACCGAGGAGGCCGTCGCGCTCATCAACGCGAACGGGAAGGCGCCGGAGAAGCCGAAGCGCGAGCCGGTGCCGCAGCCGGAGTACCTCTCGCGCGCCGCGGACTCGCTCGCGGACGCGTGGGACACGAAGGTGTCGGTGACCATGGGCAAGCGCAAGGGCAAGATTGTCGTCGAGTTCGGGGACAAGGACGACTTCGAGCGCATCATGGCGCTCATCCAGGGCACCGACTAG